The genome window CAGTTCTATCAAGATGCCAAGTCAGAAAAAGACGGTTGCAAATCCCAAGATTAAAGAGTTTGACCTCAATGAAGTGGAAGCTTACGATAAGCGGTTTAACTGAATGTGCTGTTATTAACGTTTGCCTTGATGGCCAAATTGCCCTAAAAAGGCACAGCCCGGATGTCCTAACTAAAGCGAATTCCTGAACTTTATATAATCAGACGCGGTTTCTGAGGGTTTTTCAAGCATTGGAAGATGTCCCACATCAGGCATTACAATAACCTTTGAAATAGGCATGAGCTTTTTCAGGATTTCGGCAGTTGCAACATTAAGAACCCTGTCTTTTTCTCCCCATACAATAAGAGTCGGAATTTTGAGATCTCTTACTCGCTCTTCCACAGAATCATCAAGAATCTGTTTGAAGACCCTGTCTTCAATGACTGAATTTTTGATTCTTTCGGTTGCCATTACTTTGAGGAATGGAACCGGGAAAGAAGGAGGCCTGTGCATGACCCATTCCGGGATATTTGCATACTCCTCGAATGTTTTTGGTTGTAGAGGGTTTTTACCTGTCGCAACGGCAACTTTTTTAAGCTCACTGTCAGGGGCGCTCCACACGCCGCCCGGGTCAAGCAGCCACAGACTTGCCGTTTCTTCCGGATAAAGTGCTGCGTAAGTTAATGCAATATGTCCGCCCATCGAACTTCCTGCAAGATGTATCCTTTTTATGCCAAGTTTTGCAGATAGTCTGTGAAGACGATCTGCCTGGGCTTTGGGAGAATAATCTGCGTCAACGGGATGGGAAGACTCACCGAAACCAATATGGTCAGGTATAATGACCCTGTAATTTTTAGTAAGCTGTTTTGAAATATTTGTAAAATTATCCTTGTTTGCTCCAAAACCGTGAAGCAGCATCAATGCTTCGTTCTTTGAATCAGCCTTTCCGCCCTCAAGATAGACATATTGCAGATCTTCAGAAATATTTATGCACTTTTTTTCAAGGCCGGAATAAAGTCTCGACGCGTTTATAATCGCATGGAGTGTTGTTTCAGGAGCAGTGTATATGGATGCCAGCATGCAGCCGAATATAATTGTTAAGACCGCCGCTGTTATTTTTATGATACGCATTTTGCAGTTCTCCATTATTGACAAGGTCGAAAAAAAATCAGATTTCAGACACTCAGTCGTGGCCT of Desulforegula conservatrix Mb1Pa contains these proteins:
- a CDS encoding alpha/beta fold hydrolase, with protein sequence MRIIKITAAVLTIIFGCMLASIYTAPETTLHAIINASRLYSGLEKKCINISEDLQYVYLEGGKADSKNEALMLLHGFGANKDNFTNISKQLTKNYRVIIPDHIGFGESSHPVDADYSPKAQADRLHRLSAKLGIKRIHLAGSSMGGHIALTYAALYPEETASLWLLDPGGVWSAPDSELKKVAVATGKNPLQPKTFEEYANIPEWVMHRPPSFPVPFLKVMATERIKNSVIEDRVFKQILDDSVEERVRDLKIPTLIVWGEKDRVLNVATAEILKKLMPISKVIVMPDVGHLPMLEKPSETASDYIKFRNSL